The bacterium genome has a window encoding:
- a CDS encoding phosphatase PAP2 family protein: MLLLAISPARPAAGGVTDLPGDLWDDVRHLPTRENAWWLAGGAATALLVSTFEDPEAVARTLNQPVIDELADFGNVWGDARVQAPLALATWGLGAWAGSEEAAGLGYDLTRSLALTYGAVSALKVTFNRERPNGEDYSFPSGHTASAFSTAGVVSRRYGGWAGGVAIGLGVLTGLGRMEDLKHYGSDVVAGATIGWIIGRNAGRPRGDADGLGLQLVPLGRGLAVAGRF, from the coding sequence GTGCTCCTGCTGGCGATCTCGCCCGCGCGGCCCGCTGCGGGCGGGGTCACCGACCTGCCCGGCGACCTGTGGGACGACGTGCGCCACCTGCCGACGCGGGAGAACGCCTGGTGGCTGGCGGGCGGTGCGGCGACGGCGCTCCTCGTGTCGACCTTCGAGGATCCGGAGGCCGTCGCCCGCACGCTCAACCAGCCGGTCATCGACGAGCTGGCCGACTTCGGCAACGTGTGGGGCGACGCCCGGGTGCAGGCCCCCCTGGCCCTGGCCACCTGGGGCCTCGGCGCCTGGGCCGGCAGCGAGGAGGCGGCCGGTCTCGGCTACGACCTGACCCGCAGCCTCGCCCTGACCTACGGCGCCGTCAGCGCCCTGAAGGTGACCTTCAACCGCGAACGCCCCAACGGCGAGGACTACAGCTTCCCCTCGGGCCACACGGCGTCGGCCTTCTCCACCGCCGGTGTCGTGAGCCGGCGCTACGGCGGCTGGGCCGGCGGCGTGGCCATCGGGCTCGGCGTGCTCACCGGGCTCGGCCGCATGGAAGACCTGAAGCACTACGGCTCGGACGTGGTCGCGGGCGCGACCATCGGCTGGATCATCGGCCGCAACGCCGGCCGCCCGCGGGGGGACGCCGACGGCCTCGGCCTGCAGCTCGTGCCGCTGGGACGGGGCCTGGCGGTCGCCGGACGGTTCTGA
- a CDS encoding class IV adenylate cyclase, with protein MPRNVEIKARVRRPAELHRRAANLADGPPTLIRQRDTFYAAARGRLKLRDFGDGHGELIAYQRPDREGPKTSSYLIAPTDDPAALHAALAAALGVRGVVVKERTLLLSGRTRIHLDRVEGLGEFLELEVVLAADEDEAVGRAEAEDLMARLGVAAADLIDRAYIDLLAGG; from the coding sequence ATGCCCCGCAACGTCGAAATCAAGGCCCGCGTCCGGCGGCCCGCCGAACTGCACCGCCGCGCCGCGAACCTGGCCGACGGACCCCCCACCCTGATCCGCCAGCGCGACACGTTCTACGCCGCCGCCCGCGGTCGCCTCAAGCTGCGCGACTTCGGCGACGGCCACGGCGAGCTCATCGCCTACCAGCGGCCCGATCGCGAGGGCCCGAAGACCTCGTCCTACCTCATCGCCCCCACGGACGATCCGGCCGCCCTGCACGCGGCCCTGGCGGCGGCCCTCGGCGTGCGCGGGGTGGTGGTCAAGGAACGGACGCTGCTCCTGAGCGGCCGCACCCGCATCCATCTGGACCGGGTCGAGGGTCTCGGCGAGTTCCTGGAACTCGAGGTGGTGCTGGCGGCCGACGAGGACGAGGCCGTCGGCCGCGCCGAGGCCGAGGACCTCATGGCGCGGCTGGGCGTCGCGGCGGCCGACCTGATCGATCGTGCCTACATCGACCTGCTCGCCGGCGGCTAG
- a CDS encoding sodium:proton antiporter — MTLFDIIALLVSLAALFGYINHRWLRLEPTVGLLMISLASSLAIMALHAVFPRLEIVESMQRMVGNIDFNQALMHGMLGFLLFAGALHVDLEHFVRRKTTIASLATVGLLISTLLVGWLSWLVFNALGLEISFLACLVFGSLISPTDPIAVMGTLKTLDAPKDLEANIAGESLFNDGVAVVVFTALVALLGAQTGHGGGDHGGHEGGFGVARMGLFFLREAGGGTVLGLVCGYLVYRLMLSIDDYKVEVMLSLALVMGSYSLAWALHVSGPIAVVVAGILIGNRGRAFAMSEEVADYLEKFWELLDEILNALLFMLIGIEVLVISFTGRSILAGLVVILIVLVSRFVSVALPIRVIGLRSSFPRGVVRILTWAGLRGGISVALALSLPPSPEKNLILTTTYLVVLFSIVVQGLTIRRVLRRFL, encoded by the coding sequence ATGACGCTCTTCGACATCATCGCCCTGCTGGTCTCGCTCGCGGCCCTGTTCGGCTACATCAACCACCGTTGGCTCCGCCTGGAGCCGACGGTGGGGCTGCTGATGATCTCCCTGGCCAGTTCCCTGGCCATCATGGCGCTGCACGCCGTCTTTCCCCGCCTGGAGATCGTCGAGTCCATGCAGCGCATGGTCGGCAACATCGATTTCAACCAGGCCCTGATGCACGGCATGCTCGGCTTCCTGCTCTTCGCCGGGGCCCTGCACGTCGACCTCGAGCACTTCGTGCGCCGCAAGACGACCATCGCCTCGCTGGCCACCGTCGGGCTGCTCATCTCGACCCTGCTCGTGGGCTGGCTGAGCTGGCTCGTGTTCAATGCCCTGGGCCTGGAGATCTCGTTCCTGGCCTGCCTCGTCTTCGGCTCGCTCATCTCGCCCACCGATCCCATCGCGGTCATGGGCACCCTCAAGACCCTCGACGCGCCCAAGGACCTCGAGGCGAACATCGCCGGCGAGTCGCTCTTCAACGACGGGGTGGCGGTGGTGGTCTTCACCGCCCTGGTGGCGCTGCTCGGGGCCCAGACCGGCCACGGCGGCGGCGACCACGGGGGGCACGAGGGCGGGTTCGGCGTGGCCCGCATGGGCCTGTTCTTCCTGCGCGAGGCCGGCGGCGGCACCGTGTTGGGGCTGGTCTGCGGCTACCTCGTCTACCGGCTCATGCTGAGCATCGACGACTACAAGGTCGAGGTCATGCTCTCGCTGGCGCTGGTCATGGGGAGCTACTCCCTGGCCTGGGCCCTGCACGTGTCCGGACCCATCGCGGTGGTGGTGGCGGGCATCCTCATCGGCAACCGCGGCCGGGCCTTCGCCATGAGCGAGGAGGTCGCCGACTACCTCGAGAAGTTCTGGGAGCTGCTCGACGAGATCCTCAACGCGCTGCTCTTCATGCTCATCGGCATCGAGGTGCTGGTGATCTCGTTCACGGGGCGGAGCATCCTGGCGGGGCTCGTCGTCATCCTCATCGTGCTGGTGTCGCGCTTCGTCAGCGTGGCCCTGCCGATCCGGGTCATCGGCCTGCGCAGCAGCTTCCCGCGGGGGGTGGTGCGCATCCTCACCTGGGCGGGCCTGCGCGGCGGCATCTCGGTGGCCCTGGCCCTCTCCCTGCCGCCCTCGCCGGAGAAGAACCTCATCCTGACCACCACCTACCTCGTGGTGCTGTTCTCCATCGTGGTGCAGGGCCTGACGATCCGGCGGGTGCTGCGGCGCTTTCTCTAG